The following are encoded together in the Malaya genurostris strain Urasoe2022 chromosome 3, Malgen_1.1, whole genome shotgun sequence genome:
- the LOC131438083 gene encoding regulation of nuclear pre-mRNA domain-containing protein 1B, whose protein sequence is MASFTESGLVKKLLELNPSQQSIQTLSLWLIHHRKHHSIIVKTWLKELQKAATTKKLTFMYLANDVIQNSKKKGPEFGKEFESALVKAFKYIAQSGPEEKTIHSLNRILTIWAERGVYEESRIKEYAGLLNQREKSPAATNIKSTEDKKRKAESTDDASRNLKKSKASSGNTEKKAKSETIEVNGKVETHVTLSPHLPEGDPPEPEELIKVIQELENSASSDAVVRERIANLPPEVSELSALAKLEDKEAAMRLAMKVNDAIKILNDYNARLASEMDDRKKLTTMLKDFQREQQELLTQAEHRLKEYQIKLTKIKEVQREVRSHMYNLPDLTSLPDVTGGLAPLPSAGDLFNIHHHHHHR, encoded by the exons ATGGCATCTTTCACCGAATCTGGGTTAGTGAAGAAACTGCTGGAATTAAATCCTAGCCAGCAGAGTATTCAGACTCTTTCTCTATGGCTTATTCACCATCGAAAACATCACTCAATAATTGTGAAGACATGGCTGAAAGAGCTGCAAAAAg CCGCAACAACCAAGAAGCTCACCTTTATGTATCTGGCCAATGATGTTATTCAAAACAGCAAAAAGAAAGGTCCTGAATTTGGCAAAGAGTTCGAGAGTGCCTTAGTAAAGGCATTCAAATATATCGCACAATCCGGGCCGGAAGAGAAGACCATTCACAGTCTCAATCGTATTTTGACTATTTGGGCAGAACGGGGAGTGTATGAGGAGTCTAGGATTAAGGAATATGCAGGATTGTTAAACCAACGAGAAAAAAGTCCTGCTGCGACTAATATAAAATCTACCGAAGATAAGAAACGGAAAGCCGAATCTACAGATGATGCTAGTCGCAATCTCAAGAAATCCAAAGCTAGTTCAGGGAATACGGAGAAGAAGGCCAAAAGTGAAACTATTGAGGTGAATGGAAAGGTTGAAACCCATGTAACGCTAAGTCCACATCTACCGGAAGGAGatcctcctgaaccggaagaacTAATTAAGGTAATCCAAGAGTTGGAGAATTCCGCTTCGAGCGATGCCGTTGTTCGAGAGCGTATCGCAAATTTACCTCCAGAGGTATCGGAGCTCTCGGCACTTGCCAAGTTAGAAGATAAAGAAGCTGCCATGCGTTTGGCAATGAAG GTCAACGACGCAATTAAAATATTGAATGATTATAATGCCCGTTTGGCATCGGAAATGGATGATAGGAAAAAGCTAACGACGATGTTGAAAGATTTTCAACGAGAACAGCAGGAGTTGCTGACTCAAGCTGAGCATCGTCTAAAG GAGTATCAAATTAAACTGACCAAAATTAAAGAAGTCCAGCGAGAGGTGCGTAGCCATATGTACAATCTACCTGATCTCACAAGTCTCCCGGATGTGACTGGAGGACTAGCACCGTTGCCTTCTGCAGGAGATCTTTTCAACATtcaccatcaccatcatcatcgttAA